The Primulina tabacum isolate GXHZ01 chromosome 7, ASM2559414v2, whole genome shotgun sequence genome includes a window with the following:
- the LOC142552216 gene encoding uncharacterized protein LOC142552216 has translation MMGAICSQNDEDNIQHAWMRAKAFVDQMLSERKFIYKQGSRSEHRPFSYALEILSTNKDLFMEFLPGPKPKIARFIQPVLNDKFSECESEGATDLRHGSTDGRYLKTINRKGCQNSSETSFKAHPDKTVMLKPASLDIKYSDSVTCHCSSLPDYKRSKGEILKAKPASFSLKEMKRKLKNTFAGTRKELNQSFMDGNSHKLATSRSIFKVGDCNCREVDTKDSFIFSKNVEIKENQCNKPWLKSIMGPDIVCMSNTVRKKLDFPSVSLSRKQKFDVIFEPRRHLSTRVKNITEIEIPMKKKSPKTIEKTLSSPDHDLLLINPITNYQCCPGSAHMRFSPFSNSRSPSRPNNEVKSWVDFKINDGIEILEMKTSSSGIRSTVAQAHDTVIAATNEMNCKSMIEEMSCIQHPELSYSQLWIEINSGDVVKTRQRNDRINEHEDNGGNEIHLMDSLSENEILVPTVDDVPSTPSFCHQMKMSDSIKYQEQQSPISVLEPFFSDDSISPQSISLQTAEELVQPLRLDFEEHSSECTSQTPQTNASSSMNENNYISRYVHLVLQTSCLNWEDLSAMKPPHQELLDPSLLDEVEFLPVDSTTDPKLLFDHINEVLLQMYRCHFYFPPSMAFVKPKMRHLPLVEAVLYEIMREADFYLLPQTEKRTLNQIISKDVANSRSWLDIRLDTEQIVNDVSEEVLEESVLDTILEFLI, from the exons ATGATGGGGGCAATTTGCAGTCAGAATGATGAGGACAATATTCAACATGCTTGGATGAGGGCCAAAGCGTTTGTTGATCAGATGTTAAGTGAAAGAAAATTCATATACAAACAAGGGTCGAGGTCTGAGCACAGACCCTTTTCCTACGCATTAGAAATTTTGAGCACAAACAAGGATTTGTTCATGGAATTTTTACCTGGACCCAAACCAAAAATTGCTAGGTTCATCCAGCCAGTTCTGAATGACAAATTTTCAGAATGCGAAAGCGAAGGTGCAACTGATTTGAGGCATGGTAGTACGGACGGTCGATACTTGAAAACTATCAATCGTAAGGGTTGTCAAAATTCTTCGGAAACAAGTTTCAAGGCCCATCCTGATAAGACAGTAATGCTGAAGCCAGCTTCCCTGGACATCAAGTATTCTGATAGTGTGACGTGCCATTGCTCATCCCTGCCGGATTATAAGAGATCGAAGGGCGAAATACTTAAAGCAAAACCTGCATCATTTTCTCTCAAAGAGATGAAGAGGAAACTGAAGAATACATTTGCAGGCACTAGAAAAGAACTAAACCAGTCTTTTATGGATGGCAATTCTCATAAACTTGCTACTAGTAGATCGATTTTTAAAGTTGGAGACTGTAATTGTCGTGAAGTGGACACGAAAGATTCTTTCATCTTTTCGAAAAATGTAGAAATAAAGGAGAATCAATGCAACAAACCATGGCTCAAATCCATAATGGGTCCTGATATTGTTTGTATGAGTAATACTGTGCGCAAAAAATTAGACTTCCCTAGTGTTAGCCTATCCAGGAAACAAAAATTTGATGTGATATTTGAGCCAAGAAGACACCTCTCTACAAGGGTGAAGAATATAACTGAAATTGAGATTCCGATGAAGAAAAAATCCCCAAAAACCATAGAGAAGACTCTCTCCTCTCCTGATCATGATTTATTGCTTATTAACCCGATAACGAATTACCAATGTTGTCCTGGTTCTGCACATATGAGATTTAGTCCTTTCAGCAACTCTCGAAGTCCATCAAGACCAAATAACGAGGTTAAATCTTGGGTTGATTTTAAGATAAATGATGGTATTGAGATCTTGGAGATGAAGACAAGTTCGTCTGGGATTCGAAGTACTGTTGCTCAAGCACATGATACCGTTATTGCTGCGACCAACGAAATGAACT GTAAATCAATGATAGAAGAAATGAGCTGCATTCAGCATCCTGAATTAAGTTATTCACAATTGTGGATTGAAATAAACAGCGGTGATGTTGTCAAAACTCGACAAAGAAATGACAGAATAAACGAACACGAGGACAATGGAGGAAATGAGATTCATCTCATG GATTCACTTTCCGAGAATGAGATATTGGTACCTACAGTGGATGATGTCCCGTCAACCCCTTCGTTCTGTCACCAGATGAAAATGTCTGACAGCATTAAATATCAAGAACAACAAAGCCCAATTTCTGTTCTCGAGCCATTTTTCAGTGACGACTCTATCAGTCCACAAAGCATCTCGCTTCAAACTG CCGAGGAGCTAGTACAACCTCTTCGCCTTGACTTCGAGGAGCACTCATCAGAGTGTACCTCTCAAACCCCACAAACCAATGCAAGTTCCAGCATGAATGAAAACAATTACATCTCCCGTTACGTGCATTTGGTGTTGCAAACTTCTTGCTTAAACTGGGAAGATCTATCAGCAATGAAGCCACCACACCAAGAACTGCTCGATCCCTCCTTACTCGATGAAGTTGAGTTTCTACCAGTGGATTCTACTACTGATCCTAAACTCCTCTTCGATCACATAAATGAAGTCTTACTGCAGATGTATCGATGCCATTTCTACTTTCCACCTTCGATGGCTTTCGTAAAACCAAAAATGAGACATCTTCCACTCGTAGAGGCTGTACTTTATGAGATCATGAGAGAAGCTGACTTCTATCTGCTTCCTCAGACCGAGAAAAGAACTTTGAATCAGATAATTTCAAAAGATGTTGCGAATTCAAGATCGTGGCTGGATATCCGGCTTGATACCGAGCAAATCGTTAACGATGTTTCAGAAGAGGTTCTGGAGGAATCTGTTCTGGATACAATACTCGAATTTCTCATTTGA